A window of Mobula hypostoma chromosome 7, sMobHyp1.1, whole genome shotgun sequence genomic DNA:
ACACGAAAGCCAGGGAAGTGTTAAAAATGGCCAAAGAGAAAGTTCAAAAGAAACAGCAGCAGGACGTTTCATCTTCTGGCAATTCAATTTCCAAAATTCATTTTACACGGCGCTTTCAAACTACCAACTCTGGTTCACTCCCTCCAAGAATTCGCTTAAAGCCACAGAGATACAGGAATGAAGAAAATGATTCTGCTTACAAGGCTAAACTTGAGAGACTACGCAGCTGCAAGACAGCCTCCAAAACGCCGCCTCGCTGCACCTCCTCCCGCTCAGCAGGTGAGCAGCCTCCTGACAAAGATAGTCCCACAAAAGGGTTGGAACAGTCCACTGATGAGAATAAAGACACCAGGGAAATAAAGTGGCCTTGTGAGCAGGATGAAAAACAGTTGGGGAAAAGGGGCAGCAGAGGCAATATAACTGTTTATATGACCTACAGTCAAAATAAATCAGACTCTTCCACCTTTTCAGTTTGTAGTAGTGATAGCACAGATGATCTAAAATCCTCCAACTCAGAATGTAGCTCTACTGAAACATTTGACTTTCCACCAGGCAGCATGCATGTACCttgctcctcctcttcctcctcctcaaaagaagaaaaactcactaattccttgaaaatgaaaGTCTTTACCAAAAATGTCTCTAAATGTGTGACTCCAGATGGCAAGACCATATGTGTAGGGGACATTGTGTGGGCCAAGATTTACGGCTTCCCCTGGTGGCCTGCCCGCATACTTACCATAACTGTAAGTCGGAAAGATAATGGCTTTTTAGTAAGGCAGGAGGCCAGAATTTCATGGTTTGGGTCCCCAACAACATCTTTCCTGGCTCTTTCACAAGTCTCCCCGTTTTTAGAAAACTTCCAGTTACGGTTTAACAAGAAGAGAAAGGGCCTTTACCGTAAGGCCATCACAGAGGCAGCCAAGGCTGCAAAGCAGCTGACACCTGAGGTGCGGGCCCTGCTGACACAGTTTGAAACATGAAAACATCAAAGAAGGTAGGCAATTCGAGTGCCTGGGGTTCCACTAAATTGATGCCCAAATTTAAAATATGTATGACTAATTGTAGAACTTTAAATTAGGCTTATAGGCCTAATAAGTGCAATTCAACAGCAGTTAGTTTTAGAATAAGGAATGGTGGCTATTATTTGTAATAGTGTACTTCAAAATTGATCAATTTTCATCAGTCCAGCACTGAGGGCAGGAATGTGATAGATAGTAAACTTAATTTAATGAGGAAACCCATTTTTTTCAGGCCTAGTTGTCATGGAAACTTCACACTGGATATGTAAGAGCTTTAACTTTGAGGAAATGTATACTAGCTGTACATGTGTGTAATGGGATGTGTTAGTATGTTTTATGTTTATGATTTCATTTTTGACATCTTGGGATCCACCAGGAAAAAGCCTGTTTTTAAAACTTGCTACAAAGCTGTCAACCTTTTGAGCTTTGGTATTTGTTACTAAttcttttattaaaaaaaatccagtgcCAAGAATCAATGAATTGTGGTCTTGATATAAATTACTTGGTACATATGTATCTCAGACAACAATTATGTTAGAGCATTTTGCTTTAGAAATAATTATCTCTGCTACTGGTAATACTTTAGAATTTTGTGACTATTTTAGAAACAAACAATATGGTTCATCTTGCAGTATTTTATACTTGCATTTAACCATTACCTTTTATATTATAGGATAAGCAGGTAAACCATCAATCTCTGAAGAAGTTTGAATTCAGTTTATTCAGTCAGTGGCTGAATCATGCATaccaagaaaaaaataaaagtatgCTCTGGCCCTATAAAGCAAGTTGAACTTCCTATTCaattgaatgggggggggggtggaattccaTTATACTTTTAAGAAATAAACATTTTCCTGGTGTCCAAGCCTATATTCCTTGAGTAGCTCAAAGTTTGACCATTCATTTTCTGATTGAGAACTTGCTATGCATAAAATTAACTTGATTTCTATTTATAAAGTATTGACTACACATAAAGTAACTGGTGAATTCCAAATGATGTGGAAAAAAATAAGAGATTATTAAAGTTGGTATGCTACCTTTGTGTAATGCACTGGTTCTAGATGCAGATTCTTGGGAAATCTATATCAAAGATGAATAAAGTAAATGCTGAAAGGAGTAATCTAAAGTTGTTTATCACTTTAGAGCACAGCAGCTAGGAATAAGATTATTCAGTGTCATACTTAACGAAATCCAACAGCTCTATTGAAGGTTTCTTCTATTTGAGAGTGACAATGCACACAAAGGGAACACCTCCCTCTTCAGGTACACAATGTTAACATCAAGCATCATTGGACATATTTTCTCTCTTAAAATGGCCATGTTTATTGGCCATACTAGTTGTCTTACAAGGAATTGTAAATTTCCTTTACAACTTGCATTATCTTTGTAGTGACCAAGATTTAAAAAACAGCTAAGATACAGACAGAAGGTTTTGCTACATTAGAAGGGACTCAAATCCAGTTTTTATGCAATAATTAAACTATCAGAATTTAAACAAACGTTCACTGCATAAGTACAAAGTAGACTTATTGCACCAGTCTAATGACATCCCATCCCACATCCAAGCCAGAACGGTATGTGCACTTAGCTCAAGACTTAACCAATGACTACCCAGGGCTAGTAGAGCAAATACAATTTCATTTTTGCAtgcatcttaaaaaaaaaacagccatttGCTCTTACTGCTGGCTACTGCTTAGAAAGTACAAACTGACTTTTAAACTGTGGTTTCTATTTAACAGTACATGTCCCTTGCTTGTGCATCTAATCATTTTAAAATAAAGAATCACTGAAATAAAAGTAAGTGTCCATCATAGCATTGTATAGAAAATGGGGCAGATATTTTGCTAGCTAAGAGATTCTTTTATTGTGGTTCTGGGAGCTGTCTATCACTAATCTTGGAGAGCCCAATGCAACAAAGAGCATGGTACTGCCACATCATAATTGGTGGACTGTGCTCCAGGTGTTGTTTGGTGGCTGGTAAGGTTATACCCCAATTTCAGTGTCCTTCATACACAAACATTTAATTTTAGTCAAAAATTAGACTTACCAACTTATCAAGTAATTTTAAAGCTAACAATTAAAACCATTGACCACATTTAACTTTAATCACAAAATGGTTTACTTAGTGGGATCTTTGAACTGGCATTTCTTCCCATTGATTGCAGTGGGAGTGCTGTACTTATGCCAGCCTGAAAACTGGACAATCTGCTGCGTTGTTGGATCCAGAGGAAGCTCATTGGCGCTTCACAGATGTCCATAAGCCTGGACCAGACAAGGGTGGAAGGCTGTAATTTAGCTTTTATTCAGTTAAATAGATAAGAGCATTTTGAGATTAAGCTCCAAGCAGCTGTCAGTGTGGCATTGGAATATATACACTCAACATGCGAAAGATAAAGGTTAACCATAGCGAGGTCCTGGAAATGTAGGCCCTTCCCCCAATCTCTAGAGCAACCTCTTGCCATCACATACATTGATGAGGAAATTCACGGTTACCTTGGAAGATCAAGCGCAACCTTTGCTTAAAGGATGTTTGAAGATCAAGACTTCAGACCTAAGAATAAGTCATCTCTCTCCTCCCATCCGTTTCTCAGATCTGGATTACCTACAGCAGATAGCTCAGGTGCTGGAAAATTGTTGGCAAAACCCTGATTCATTTGAAtgataaatgaaacaatgttgaatgctctcacacaaaatgctagaggagctcaacaaatcaggcaatatctattgaggggaataaacagttgatgtttcaggccaagacccttcatcaggactcgaaaggaacagggaagaagccagaataagaggtgtTCTCTGATAGGCCATCCTCTCTAGTACTGTGAGCCGTAGTTACATTCAGCTCATTTAGGCAGGTCATATTTTTGCATACCCGTTGCCAGACTTCTGAAATAACACTAATGAGTTCTGTCACAGGAGAAGATTACCAGGCAAAGAGAAGAAATAGTTAAGGATGGAATCAAAGCCTCCTTGAAGGAATATATCATTCCCACTGACTACTGGGAATCTCTGACTCATGTCTGTTATGAATAAGAGGAATGAATAGCTCTTGGTAATCTGTGAGCTATGCATCAAGAGCGTGGAGATCCTGCCTAAGCTGCAATTGCCTCAAACTACATGCCTAGACTATAGGTCATCCTATATTAACCTTGTTAGCCACTTCAAAACCCACAAAACTGCAGTGGAAGTCATCCTGGATCTATGGGTTTAAAGCTGGCAGATTCAAGTGCAAGATTTTTGGTTTTCCTTATAAACTGACAAAAAGACAATTTTATTTTAGGAATACTGAGAGAAAGATGAATTGTGGCCAAGGTTCTGAAGGTAACTATCTTGATCATTGAAATGATGCCTTGGAATCTTTCTCATTCATGTGAGTCGTTTGACTGTTTCCTATTTGACAAATCCAACAGAGCAACATTTCCTCAGTACAGCCAAAACCACCTAGAGTTTTGTGTACAGGTCTCAGTATGGGACTTAAGGTCAACATTTTCTCAGTGCTGCTAACTGACATATGTAAGCAGTAAACTAAGGCAAATGAAACGAGACAGTTTTAGGCAGAAATGAATTTTGATTACTTCATTCAAATATGGGTAATGAGTAAATTTActagagttaaaaaaaaacaggtggactaagatgttaactgtcctgtgctatcaccagtgggattgcacaggacagttaacatcctCGTCcacgtgtttttttttaactctagTAAATTTACTCATTACCCatatttgaagcaaatgaaacgaGACAGTTTTAGGCAGAAATGAATTTTGATTACTTCATTCAAATATGGGTAATGAGTAAATTTACTAAGTAAAATGAATACATTTAGATCAGTTGCAGACAGAAAAAGTGGGCTTTGGATAGTTTATTTATATCAAGTTTATGCAAAATAAAATGGCTGCTACAGAAAAATAAAATGATCTTATTTGGACAACTTGTTAATATGGAACTTGGGCAAATCATATTGTTAACCAGATCAGAGGATTGTATCATATCTGCTGGCCAGCAATGCAAAAGGATCAAAATGGTTGTTTTGATCATATAAAGTAGATTGATTTGTATGAAGGAGAATGTGAAGTTACTGCTCCAGCTGTTGAATATATGGCCTGTTAGGAACATATGGAGACATTCCTAAATTTTAATTAAATTTGTATTTTgatgaaaattatttttatatataatgagtcacatttcaaaattaaaataaacttaCCAGCCATACTTAAACTATTATAAACTTTGTAGACTTCTATCTCATCCACATTTCCATTCAACTTTTGAGCTTATGCTCAGTTctgagtggattttttttttttagaaaactcAAGCTAAAGATTGAAATGCACAGGGTGTTTTACCAGCTTTGACGGAAGTAAAAGTGATCTACATTATTAAAGGCCTAAGTCCAGGACTTGGCTTTTTTCAAGCTTTGTACTGTTTCTATTCAGTTAAATACATCTGTAAATACATTTTTAGTTCTAATTTAAAGTACAGAAGATAgatcaaatcttcattttcaaaaAGCAACCTGAAACTCTGCTCTAGAGCTTATGGAACCTGTGTGCTTTGTGGATTGTTTGGCAAATTCATCTTTTGTCATATGTAGGTGCAGTACCACATGTGGCCTGTAAATAAAAAGTATTGTATTGTTTAAAGATAAAGCCTTAATAAAACATTTGAAGCTTATTTGAGTATCAACACTTCTTTTCTCTTGCTGAATACTCATGCAAGAAATCTCTTCTAACATTTCTGGTACTCAAGGTTGCCTTTAGCTAGTCTGAAGATGCAGTGATAAGTATCTTGCAATAAGAGTATATAATCTTGATG
This region includes:
- the pwwp2a gene encoding PWWP domain-containing protein 2A, with protein sequence MQKINGAQEREGGKMAAVGVGVAAVKLLVGSEVRVTVDHIVEDALVVSLRFEEKLFSGVLMDISRRFGPYGIPVTVLPKREYKDKADLLQVQCESFQQQTQKISKSASICDEAPLESATQADVAESLWTAKSAPLFYEGAPYPPPLFIRHTYNQSIPQPPPRRIKRPKRKIFKEESTSIMNSIKLRPRQVLCDRCKNSISADKKELRRGGSTNDNSRQEDKKRKNDSVPNMSKRLKMDHKVEAKTQCDGQKRNTVIKITNLSPGKGKVVKISSQVHSSKVQLNPKKVLQNKNVDHTKAREVLKMAKEKVQKKQQQDVSSSGNSISKIHFTRRFQTTNSGSLPPRIRLKPQRYRNEENDSAYKAKLERLRSCKTASKTPPRCTSSRSAGEQPPDKDSPTKGLEQSTDENKDTREIKWPCEQDEKQLGKRGSRGNITVYMTYSQNKSDSSTFSVCSSDSTDDLKSSNSECSSTETFDFPPGSMHVPCSSSSSSSKEEKLTNSLKMKVFTKNVSKCVTPDGKTICVGDIVWAKIYGFPWWPARILTITVSRKDNGFLVRQEARISWFGSPTTSFLALSQVSPFLENFQLRFNKKRKGLYRKAITEAAKAAKQLTPEVRALLTQFET